One Drosophila busckii strain San Diego stock center, stock number 13000-0081.31 unplaced genomic scaffold, ASM1175060v1 hic_scaffold_46, whole genome shotgun sequence DNA segment encodes these proteins:
- the LOC108597047 gene encoding UDP-glucuronosyltransferase 2B15 — protein sequence MARLLFVLFAALLISGSQSANILGVFTSLSPSHLILQMSMAKVLAEGGHNVTVVTAMKPPIMHKDIHLVQVPTSEQTMQELNSIIGSMAGRDNSNMLVSLFKSLGQMTFMFDLMRDTMAHRLVRNLYEQQSTKFDLVIIGSFMNNYQIGLAHKLKAPVVLISPMPANPMFDLMIGNPTSLSYVPITPTNLEPGQGLSLMQRIKNFVGNYAFKIFIYIIENNNKRYYSELYGDDPSMPDYAELTKNVSMIFCNSHGLSEGPIRAAVPALVEVSGLQIKDTPDALPQEMAEFISKAKHGAILLSLGSNVKGEHIKPDTVTKMFNVLSKLKQRVIWKWEDLSNVPGKSPNILYSKWLPQDDILAQPNLKLFITHAGKGGITEATYHGKPMLALPVFGDQPNNAEKMVKSGFGLSLSLLTLEEQPFQQSLDEVLNNPMYADKVKAFSALYRDRPLTARQSVLYWTEYVLRHHGAQHMQSPLVHMGIIAANNLDVYALLLALLIALLFLAKCFIKFVYKKCTGKAKQVKKAKKH from the exons ATGGCGCGCTTGCTTTTTGTGctgtttgctgcgctgctgataAGCGGCAGCCAAAGTGCCAATATACTGGGAGTGTTTACAAGCTTAAGTCCCAGCCATTTGATATTACAAATGTCCATGGCTAAGGTGCTGGCTGAAGGTGGACATAATGTTACAGTCGTAACTGCAATGAAGCCGCCAATAATGCATAAGGATATTCACTTAGTGCAAGTGCCCACAAGTGAGCAGACGATGCAGGAATTGAATTCGATTATTGGCAGCATGGCGGGCAGAGACAATAGCAACATGTTGGTCTCACTCTTCAAGAGCCTGGGACAAATGACATTTATGTTTGATCTAATGCGAGATACCATGGCGCATCGGCTGGTGCGTAATCTCTACGAGCAGCAGTCGACAAAGTTTGATTTGGTCATCATTGGCAGCTTTATGAATAACTATCAAATTGGCTTAGCGCACAAGCTTAAAGCGCCAGTTGTGCTAATATCGCCCATGCCAGCGAATCCGATGTTTGATCTAATGATAGGTAATCCCACTTCGTTGTCCTATGTCCCCATAACGCCTACGAATCTGGAACCTGGACAAGGTTTGAGTCTTATGCAGCGGATAAAGAATTTTGTGGGCAATTATGCTTTCAAAATCTTTATCTACATCATTGAGAACAATAATAAGCGTTATTATAG TGAACTCTATGGAGACGATCCTAGCATGCCCGACTATGCTGAGCTTACCAAAAATGTTTCCATGATCTTTTGCAACTCGCATGGCTTAAGCGAAGGTCCCATACGCGCTGCTGTGCCTGCTCTGGTTGAAGTGAGTGGACTGCAAATCAAAGACACACCCGATGCGCTGCCCCAAGAGATGGCTGAGTTCATTAGCAAAGCTAAGCATGGCGCCATTCTGTTAAGCTTGGGCTCCAATGTTAAAGGCGAACATATTAAACCCGATACGGTAACCAAAATGTTCAATGTGCTGTCCAAGCTGAAGCAGCGTGTAATCTGGAAATGGGAAGATCTAAGCAATGTGCCTGGCAAGTCGCCCAATATACTCTACTCCAAGTGGCTGCCCCAGGATGACATTCTGGCCCAACCCAATCTGAAGCTCTTCATTACACACGCTGGCAAGGGCGGCATAACAGAAGCCACTTATCATGGCAAGCCCATGCTGGCGCTGCCTGTATTCGGAGATCAGCCCAACAATGCAGAGAAAATGGTCAAGAGTGGCTTTGGCCTCAGCTTGAGCTTACTCACGCTCGAGGAGCAGCCATTCCAGCAAAGCTTAGACGAAGTTCTCAACAATCCGATGTATGCTGACAAAGTCAAAGCTTTCTCCGCGCTCTATCGCGATCGTCCGTTGACCGCACGCCAGAGCGTTCTCTACTGGACCGAATATGTGCTGCGTCATCATGGAGCGCAGCACATGCAAAGCCCATTGGTGCACATGGGCATTATCGCCGCCAACAATTTGGATGTCTATGCCTTGTTGTTGGCACTGCTGATAGCGCtgctatttttagctaaatgttttatcaaatttgtttataaaaagtgcacaggcaaagcaaaacaagttAAGAAAGCTAAAAAACATTGA
- the LOC108600688 gene encoding UDP-glucuronosyltransferase 2B15-like, translating into MSFILRCSFVIFAAFLSAAQCANILAVMTCPSPSHLIVEMSMVKVLAEHGHNVTVVTTLKPHVTHSNINLIYLPLSEQALREWNKSIADMSKMDNSGIVTSLFRMRSQLDYMFKIYLDAMRHPRVTDLYENPDNHFDLFIIGYFMNNFQMGIAHKLKVPVIIATSMFQWEIFDSITGSPTAYSYVPPLGTSMPKAQIMSFTKRLTARIKSFFIKIFCYQMEAVLAKFYYQLYGNDANMPAYEELNKNVSLVLFNSHSISEGPIRANVPGIIEVGGIQVKETADPLPKQLADFLHNATDGAILLSLGTNVQAAHIKPNTVEMMFNVLSKLKQRVIWKWEDLSNTPGQADNILYSKWLPQDDILAHPNIKLFITHAGRGGITEATYHGKPMFALPVFGDQPSNAAKMVKDGFGLSESLLTLEEQPFREGVQEILNNPIYTQRVKEFSVLFRDRPLTARQTVLYWTEYVLRHHGAAHLQSPLLRMNYISANNIDVYAILISILILFILIAKLLITFVYSKAFRQTKNTTKLKSK; encoded by the exons ATGAGCTTCATACTACGCTGCTCGTTTGTGATCTTCGCTGCTTTTTTAAGCGCAGCTCAGTGTGCCAATATTTTAGCTGTGATGACTTGTCCCAGTCCCTCGCATTTGATTGTGGAAATGTCCATGGTCAAAGTGCTGGCGGAACATGGACACAATGTCACTGTAGTAACTACACTCAAACCGCATGTTACGCATTCAAACATAAATCTCATCTATCTGCCACTCAGCGAGCAGGCGCTGCGTGAATGGAACAAAAGCATTGCTGACATGTCCAAAATGGACAACTCCGGCATAGTGACTTCACTGTTTCGCATGCGCAGTCAGTTGGactatatgtttaaaatatatcttGATGCCATGCGACATCCGCGAGTGACAGATCTCTACGAGAATCCAGACAATCATTTCGATCTGTTCATTATTGGCTACTTCATGAACAATTTCCAAATGGGCATAGCGCACAAGCTCAAAGTGCCAGTCATCATAGCTACATCCATGTTTCAATGGGAAATATTTGACAGCATCACTGGAAGTCCCACCGCTTACTCCTACGTGCCGCCATTAGGAACATCAATGCCCAAAGCACAAATTATGAGCTTCACCAAGCGACTTACTGCTcgcattaaaagctttttcaTTAAGATATTTTGCTACCAAATGGAAGCTGTTCTAGCCAAGTTCTACTA TCAGCTCTATGGCAACGATGCCAACATGCCAGCCTACGAAGAACTCAACAAGAATGTCTCGCTTGTATTATTCAACTCTCATTCCATAAGCGAAGGTCCCATTAGAGCCAATGTGCCTGGAATAATTGAAGTGGGTGGCATACAAGTAAAGGAAACAGCAGATCCCTTGCCTAAACAACTAGCAGACTTTCTGCATAATGCTACAGATGGCGCTATACTCTTAAGTTTGGGTACCAATGTGCAAGCAGCACACATCAAACCAAACACAGTTGAGATGATGTTCAATGTGTTATCCAAACTAAAGCAACGTGTAATCTGGAAATGGGAAGATCTGAGCAATACTCCAGGACAGGCTGATAATATACTTTATTCCAAATGGCTGCCACAGGATGACATATTAGCTCATCCGAACATCAAACTATTTATAACACATGCTGGTCGGGGCGGCATAACGGAGGCTACCTATCATGGCAAGCCAATGTTCGCGCTGCCAGTATTTGGCGATCAACCTTCGAATGCAGCTAAAATGGTCAAAGACGGTTTTGGACTAAGCGAAAGTCTGCTTACCTTAGAGGAGCAACCCTTCCGGGAAGGTGTTCAGGAAATTCTTAATAATCCTATTTATACGCAACGTGTTAAAGAATTCTCCGTGCTCTTTCGCGATCGTCCTTTGACAGCTCGACAAACTGTGCTCTATTGGACTGAATATGTTCTACGTCATCATGGAGCAGCTCATCTACAAAGTCCGCTGCTGCGCATGAACTATATAAGTGCCAATAATATCGATGTTTAtgctattttaattagcattctaattttgtttattttaatagccAAATTGCTgataacttttgtttatagcaaagCTTTTAGGCAAACTAAAAACACTACAAaacttaaaagtaaataa
- the LOC108598696 gene encoding UDP-glucuronosyltransferase 2B20-like, which produces MATQANSIILSVVIIAALLSVVQGANILAVMTTLSSSHLIVQMSMIKVLAERGHNVTAVTTLKPKVNHKNINLIYLPLSEQDEESWNTSIADVSSKEDNNNIIKFLFRMLSQMKFVFNRHRDVMKDPRVIDLYENPDNHFDLVIIGYFLNNFQMGIAHKLKVPVIIATAMFQWEIFDSITGNPTAYSYVPPIGSFITERISMSLFQRLIVRIKAVFIKLFALLIEMDMKKLYNELYGNDADMPAYEELNKNVSLVLFNSYTISEGPIRANVPGVIEVGGIQVKETPDPIPKNLADFLDNAQNGAILLSLGTNVHGANLKPEIVQMMFNVLSKLKQRVIWKWEDLSNTPGQADNILYFKWLPQDDILAHPNIKLFITHAGRGGITEATYHGKPMFALPVFADQPANAEKMVKDGFGLSESLLTLEEKPFREGLSEVLNNPIYTQRVKEFSVLFRDRPLSARQTVVYWTEYVMRHHGAAHLQSPLRHMSYISANNLDVNAILIISFIILILIGKFVLKLICRKVCSKATNTAKLKTK; this is translated from the exons ATGGCAACGCAAGCCAATAGCATTATATTATCGGTTGTAATCATTGCTGCTTTGTTGAGCGTCGTGCAGGGCGCCAACATTTTAGCAGTGATGACTACGCTCAGCTCTTCGCATTTGATTGTGCAGATGTCCATGATCAAAGTGCTGGCTGAGCGTGGACACAATGTTACAGCTGTAACGACGCTGAAGCCAAAAGTTAATCACAAGAATATAAATCTCATATACTTGCCACTCAGCGAGCAGGATGAAGAGAGTTGGAATACCAGCATTGCTGATGTATCAAGCAAAGAAGATAATAAcaacattattaaatttctatttcgCATGCTATCGCAAATGAAGTTTGTGTTCAACAGACATCGCGATGTTATGAAAGATCCGCGAGTTATAGATCTCTACGAGAATCCAGACAATCACTTTGATCTCGTCATCATTGGTTactttttgaataattttcaaatggGCATAGCGCACAAGCTCAAAGTTCCAGTCATCATAGCCACAGCTATGTTTCAATGGGAAATATTTGACAGCATTACCGGAAATCCAACAGCTTATTCCTATGTGCCACCAATAGGATCATTTATAACAGAGCGTATCAGCATGAGCTTATTCCAAAGATTAATAGTGCGCATTAAAGctgtgtttattaaattatttgccttGCTAATAGAAATGGATATGAAGAAGTTGTACAA tgAGCTCTATGGCAATGATGCCGACATGCCAGCCTACGAAGAACTGAACAAGAATGTATCGCTTGTGTTATTCAACTCTTATACCATAAGTGAAGGTCCCATTAGAGCCAATGTGCCTGGAGTAATCGAAGTTGGTGGCATACAAGTTAAGGAAACACCAGATCCAATACCTAAAAACTTAGCAGACTTTCTGGACAATGCGCAGAATGGAGCTATACTCTTAAGCTTAGGTACGAATGTGCATGGAGCTAACTTAAAACCCGAAATAGTTCAAATGATGTTCAATGTGCTGTCCAAGCTAAAGCAACGTGTAATCTGGAAATGGGAAGATCTGAGCAATACTCCAGGACAGGCTGATAATATACTTTATTTCAAATGGCTGCCACAGGATGACATATTAGCTCATCCGAACATCAAACTATTTATTACTCATGCTGGTCGGGGTGGTATAACTGAAGCCACTTATCATGGCAAACCCATGTTCGCGCTGCCTGTCTTTGCAGATCAACCCGCAAATGCGGAGAAAATGGTTAAAGATGGTTTTGGACTTAGCGAGAGTCTGCTTACTTTAGAGGAGAAACCCTTCCGAGAAGGTCTTTCGGAAGTTCTTAATAATCCTATTTATACGCAACGCGTTAAAGAGTTCTCTGTGCTCTTCCGCGATCGTCCTTTGTCTGCTCGTCAAACTGTTGTCTATTGGACCGAATATGTCATGCGTCATCATGGAGCAGCTCATCTGCAAAGTCCGTTGCGGCATATGAGCTATATAAGTGCCAACAATTTGGATGTCAATGCTATTTTAATCATCTCTTTCATTATACTAATTTTAATAGGCAAATTTGTTCTTAAACTTATTTGCAGAAAAGTTTGTAGTAAAGCTACAAATACTGCAAAGTtgaaaaccaaataa